A DNA window from Molothrus ater isolate BHLD 08-10-18 breed brown headed cowbird chromosome 2, BPBGC_Mater_1.1, whole genome shotgun sequence contains the following coding sequences:
- the SPRYD7 gene encoding SPRY domain-containing protein 7 produces the protein MAASVFCCFSWCRDGGAGHIPLKEMPAVHLDTQRMGTDVVIVKNGRRICGTGGCLANAPLHQNKSYFEFKIQSTGIWGIGVATQKANLNQIPLGRDVHSLVIRNDGALYYNNEEKNRLPANSLPQEGDVVGITYDHVELNVYLNGKNMHCPASGIRGTVYPVVYVDDSAILDCQFSEFYHTPPPGFEKILFEQQIF, from the exons ATGGCCGCCTCCgtgttctgctgcttctcctggtgCCGGGATGGCGGCGCCGGCCACATCCCGCTCAAGGAGATGCCGGCCGTGCACCTGGACACGCAGCGCATGG gAACAGATGTTGTCATTGTTAAAAATGGCAGAAGAATATGTGGCACAGGAGGATGCTTAGCCAATGCACCTTTGCATCAGAACAAGAGTTATTTCGAGTTTAAAATCCAGTCCACAG GGATTTGGGGTATAGGAGTTGCAACCCAGAAAGCAAACTTGAATCAAATTCCACTTGGTCGAGATGTCCACAGCCTGGTGATAAGAAATGATGGAGCTCTCTACTATAACAATGAGGAGAAAAATAGGCTACCAGCAAACAGCCTTCCTCAGGAGGGCGATGTGGTG GGCATTACATATGACCATGTAGaattaaatgtatatttaaatgGCAAGAACATGCATTGCCCAGCTTCAGGAATCAGGGGGACTGTCTATCCAGTGGTCTATG TTGATGACAGTGCCATTCTGGATTGTCAGTTCAGTGAATTTTATCATACACCTCCACCTGGGTTCGAAAAGATCCTCTTTGAGCAACAAATCTTCTGA
- the TRIM13 gene encoding E3 ubiquitin-protein ligase TRIM13 isoform X1 codes for MDMMELLEEDLTCPICCSLFDDPRVLPCSHNFCRKCLEGILEGNVRNVLWRPSPFKCPTCRKETPVTGVNSLQVNYSLKGIVEKYNKIKVTPKMPVCKVHSGQPLNIFCRTDMQLICGVCATRGDHTKHVFCSIEEAYSQEKRAFETLFQGFETWRCGDALSRLDTLETSKRKALQMLTKDSDKVKEFFEKLQHTLEQKRNEILSDFETMKLAVMQAYDPEINKLNTILQEQRMAFNIAEAFKDVSEPIIFLQQMQEFREKIKVLKETPLPCSTVDISPTMKSFDTSQWNGIKLVDVDKLSLPQESNTFKFKIPSLFSRRFIVNSLIFLLILAVTRMSFVESVIDNLQCWKSQFLTICLSYLADTVEIADHAVFYWEQMTDGASLLREKCKNYTLVVLDNVAQFVCKYKLL; via the exons ATG gACATGATGGAGCTCTTAGAGGAAGATCTGACCTGTCCCATTTGCTGTAGCCTGTTTGACGATCCTCGTGTCCTGCCCTGTTCACACAATTTTTGCAGAAAGTGTCTGGAAGGAATTCTTGAGGGAAATGTGCGGAATGTGCTTTGGAGGCCATCCCCTTTCAAGTGCCCCACATGCAGAAAGGAGACTCCTGTCACTGGAGTCAACAGCTTGCAGGTCAACTATTCCCTGAAAGGTATCGTGGAGAAGTACAACAAAATCAAAGTAACTCCAAAAATGCCTGTGTGCAAAGTGCACAGCGGGCAACCCCTTAACATTTTTTGCAGGACAGACATGCAGCTGatctgtggggtttgtgccaCCCGTGGTGACCATACAAAGCATGTTTTCTGTTCCATTGAAGAAGCTTACTCCCAGGAGAAGCGGGCTTTTGAAACCTTGTTTCAGGGCTTTGAAACTTGGCGTTGTGGAGATGCCCTCTCACGGCTGGATACCTTAGAGACCAGCAAGAGGAAAGCTCTGCAGATGCTGACGAAAGATTCTGACAAAGTGAAGGAGTTCTTCgagaagctgcagcacacactggAGCAGAAGCGAAATGAGATTCTGTCTGACTTTGAGACCATGAAGCTTGCGGTGATGCAGGCCTATGATCCGGAAATCAATAAACTGAACACCATTCTGCAAGAGCAGCGGATGGCTTTTAACATTGCAGAGGCCTTCAAAGATGTGTCCGAACCCATTATATTTCTGCAGCAGATGCAGGAGTTCAGGGAAAAAATCAAGGTGCTCAAAGAAACCCCTTTACCTTGTTCCACTGTGGACATCAGTCCCACAATGAAGAGCTTTGATACCAGCCAGTGGAATGGAATAAAGCTTGTGGATGTGGACAAACTTTCCTTGCCTCAGGAAAGCAACACTTTCAAATTCAAGATTCCCTCACTCTTTTCACGCAGATTTATAGTGAACTCTCTTATTTTCTTGCTCATTCTTGCTGTCACCAGAATGTCCTTTGTGGAGTCAGTCATTGACAatctccagtgctggaaatctCAGTTCCTTACAATTTGCTTGTCCTATTTGGCAGATACCGTGGAGATAGCAGATCATGCAGTCTTTTACTGGGAACAGATGACAGATGGAGCTTCACTGTTAAGAGAAAAGTGTAAAAACTATACGTTGGTTGTACTGGATAACGTTGCACAGTTTGTGTGCAAATATAAACTGTTGTGA
- the TRIM13 gene encoding E3 ubiquitin-protein ligase TRIM13 isoform X2 → MMELLEEDLTCPICCSLFDDPRVLPCSHNFCRKCLEGILEGNVRNVLWRPSPFKCPTCRKETPVTGVNSLQVNYSLKGIVEKYNKIKVTPKMPVCKVHSGQPLNIFCRTDMQLICGVCATRGDHTKHVFCSIEEAYSQEKRAFETLFQGFETWRCGDALSRLDTLETSKRKALQMLTKDSDKVKEFFEKLQHTLEQKRNEILSDFETMKLAVMQAYDPEINKLNTILQEQRMAFNIAEAFKDVSEPIIFLQQMQEFREKIKVLKETPLPCSTVDISPTMKSFDTSQWNGIKLVDVDKLSLPQESNTFKFKIPSLFSRRFIVNSLIFLLILAVTRMSFVESVIDNLQCWKSQFLTICLSYLADTVEIADHAVFYWEQMTDGASLLREKCKNYTLVVLDNVAQFVCKYKLL, encoded by the coding sequence ATGATGGAGCTCTTAGAGGAAGATCTGACCTGTCCCATTTGCTGTAGCCTGTTTGACGATCCTCGTGTCCTGCCCTGTTCACACAATTTTTGCAGAAAGTGTCTGGAAGGAATTCTTGAGGGAAATGTGCGGAATGTGCTTTGGAGGCCATCCCCTTTCAAGTGCCCCACATGCAGAAAGGAGACTCCTGTCACTGGAGTCAACAGCTTGCAGGTCAACTATTCCCTGAAAGGTATCGTGGAGAAGTACAACAAAATCAAAGTAACTCCAAAAATGCCTGTGTGCAAAGTGCACAGCGGGCAACCCCTTAACATTTTTTGCAGGACAGACATGCAGCTGatctgtggggtttgtgccaCCCGTGGTGACCATACAAAGCATGTTTTCTGTTCCATTGAAGAAGCTTACTCCCAGGAGAAGCGGGCTTTTGAAACCTTGTTTCAGGGCTTTGAAACTTGGCGTTGTGGAGATGCCCTCTCACGGCTGGATACCTTAGAGACCAGCAAGAGGAAAGCTCTGCAGATGCTGACGAAAGATTCTGACAAAGTGAAGGAGTTCTTCgagaagctgcagcacacactggAGCAGAAGCGAAATGAGATTCTGTCTGACTTTGAGACCATGAAGCTTGCGGTGATGCAGGCCTATGATCCGGAAATCAATAAACTGAACACCATTCTGCAAGAGCAGCGGATGGCTTTTAACATTGCAGAGGCCTTCAAAGATGTGTCCGAACCCATTATATTTCTGCAGCAGATGCAGGAGTTCAGGGAAAAAATCAAGGTGCTCAAAGAAACCCCTTTACCTTGTTCCACTGTGGACATCAGTCCCACAATGAAGAGCTTTGATACCAGCCAGTGGAATGGAATAAAGCTTGTGGATGTGGACAAACTTTCCTTGCCTCAGGAAAGCAACACTTTCAAATTCAAGATTCCCTCACTCTTTTCACGCAGATTTATAGTGAACTCTCTTATTTTCTTGCTCATTCTTGCTGTCACCAGAATGTCCTTTGTGGAGTCAGTCATTGACAatctccagtgctggaaatctCAGTTCCTTACAATTTGCTTGTCCTATTTGGCAGATACCGTGGAGATAGCAGATCATGCAGTCTTTTACTGGGAACAGATGACAGATGGAGCTTCACTGTTAAGAGAAAAGTGTAAAAACTATACGTTGGTTGTACTGGATAACGTTGCACAGTTTGTGTGCAAATATAAACTGTTGTGA